In one window of Armatimonadota bacterium DNA:
- a CDS encoding trypsin-like peptidase domain-containing protein: MASDQVRCAGKCAAAWIAALACLWLSAPHAVADEPAAQGRQIVEKWQDAVITVRLVVKVTTSYGGAEANEREVKSDANGTVIAPNGLTVVSLTNMDPGEIFKRVRMPTIPGMPSFNVDTQITDVKLRLADGTEVPAKVILRDKDLDLAFVRPTEELPQPFAAVDLAQSAAPQLLDQVVTLNRLAGFGDWAIAPRVDRIQAIIPKPRTLYVPQGGDEVGTPAFSVDGRLIGITLLRLPSSAEALSAAEDLGAFAVILPAADVLEVAKQAQE, from the coding sequence ATGGCAAGCGATCAGGTCAGATGTGCCGGGAAGTGCGCCGCCGCGTGGATTGCTGCGCTCGCATGTCTCTGGCTGTCCGCCCCTCACGCCGTGGCCGACGAGCCGGCGGCGCAGGGGCGTCAGATCGTCGAGAAATGGCAGGACGCGGTAATCACGGTGCGACTCGTCGTGAAGGTAACGACCTCTTACGGCGGGGCAGAGGCGAATGAGCGCGAGGTCAAGTCCGATGCCAATGGCACCGTCATCGCCCCGAACGGCTTGACCGTCGTCTCGCTCACCAATATGGATCCGGGCGAGATATTCAAACGCGTCAGGATGCCGACGATTCCGGGGATGCCCTCGTTCAATGTCGACACTCAGATCACCGACGTCAAGCTCAGGCTGGCTGACGGCACGGAGGTGCCCGCGAAGGTCATACTTCGCGACAAGGACCTCGACCTGGCATTCGTCCGCCCGACGGAGGAACTGCCTCAACCTTTCGCCGCGGTTGACCTGGCGCAGTCCGCTGCGCCGCAACTTCTCGACCAGGTCGTGACGCTTAACCGCTTGGCAGGCTTCGGCGACTGGGCGATCGCTCCCCGCGTGGATCGTATTCAGGCGATCATCCCGAAACCCCGCACCCTTTACGTGCCGCAAGGCGGCGATGAGGTCGGCACTCCGGCGTTTTCCGTGGATGGCAGGCTGATCGGCATTACACTGCTCCGACTCCCGTCTTCCGCAGAGGCACTGAGCGCAGCGGAAGACCTCGGCGCCTTTGCGGTGATCCTCCCGGCCGCCGACGTCCTCGAGGTCGCCAAGCAGGCGCAGGAGTGA
- a CDS encoding PDZ domain-containing protein: MVIVIRGRCARCAALALLLGSVAVAAVCSSAGDVRAAPAVKGTPPATAEIVDAAIRAVKPALVKLDVVEVNYSGGREEKSETAGSGVIITPEGHVITNHHVAGNAKRIVCTLADKEEIEAELVGTDPLSDIAVIKLKPKEPKVFPVASFGDSSELKPGDQVLAMGSPLAFSQSVTMGIVANNELVMPDDSWYYRITLEGEDVGSIVRWIAHDAPIYGGNSGGPLVNLQGKVVGINELRMGLGAAIPADLAREIAAQLIEHGEVTRSWIGLEVQPRLRDRAPQRGVLVSGTITGSSADKAGFRPGDVLIRLAGQDVNVQFREEMAALNRLVFGLPVGKEVQAVVLRNGEEVALRVRTEKREKVAPKERELKQWGMCARDLSLMTVKEMQLDSRDGVLVTSVRPGGPCGDARPAIGERDAIVRVGDTPIKTLSDLIEVTNRITEGTKRPVPTLVAYVRRGEHYLTVVKVGIKELDDPGREVRKAWLPVAFQVLTRELAENLGMPDRTGVRVTQVYPDSTAEKAALEVGDIIVGLNGEDIPAAEARDVEVLPAMVRRLTPGSTAEFTIIRNGEQRTVPVELALSPMVAREMKRYRDEDFEFTARELTFLDRIEQRWPQDQRGALVQEAREGGWAAIAGLSAGDLITEAEGIPIADVEALEATMKQVARDRPQSVVLQVRRGIHRLYLDMRPAWPESGK, translated from the coding sequence ATGGTTATCGTAATTCGCGGCCGATGCGCTCGGTGCGCCGCGTTGGCGCTGTTGCTCGGTTCAGTCGCGGTGGCGGCCGTCTGTAGCAGCGCAGGCGATGTGCGCGCGGCGCCCGCCGTGAAGGGCACCCCGCCGGCCACCGCGGAGATCGTTGACGCTGCGATCCGTGCGGTGAAGCCTGCGCTGGTGAAGCTCGACGTCGTCGAGGTCAACTACTCGGGCGGCCGCGAGGAGAAGTCCGAGACCGCCGGCAGCGGCGTCATCATCACCCCCGAGGGTCACGTCATCACCAATCATCATGTGGCAGGCAACGCAAAGCGGATCGTATGCACCTTGGCCGACAAGGAGGAGATCGAGGCGGAGCTTGTGGGTACCGATCCGCTGTCGGATATCGCGGTCATCAAGCTGAAGCCGAAGGAGCCGAAGGTGTTCCCGGTCGCGTCGTTCGGCGACTCCTCCGAGCTGAAGCCGGGCGACCAGGTGCTGGCGATGGGCAGCCCGCTGGCGTTCTCGCAGTCGGTGACGATGGGCATCGTGGCCAACAACGAGCTGGTCATGCCGGATGATTCCTGGTATTACCGCATCACGCTCGAAGGGGAGGATGTCGGCTCCATCGTCCGCTGGATCGCACATGACGCGCCGATCTACGGCGGCAATTCCGGCGGGCCGTTGGTGAACCTCCAGGGCAAGGTCGTCGGCATCAATGAGCTTCGCATGGGTCTGGGCGCGGCAATTCCAGCCGACCTCGCTCGAGAGATCGCCGCCCAGCTCATCGAGCACGGCGAGGTGACCCGGTCCTGGATCGGCCTGGAAGTTCAACCGCGGCTGCGCGACCGAGCGCCGCAGCGCGGCGTCTTGGTCAGCGGCACGATCACCGGGTCATCCGCGGACAAAGCCGGGTTCAGACCCGGCGACGTGCTGATCAGGCTGGCGGGCCAAGATGTCAACGTGCAGTTCCGCGAGGAGATGGCCGCGTTGAATCGGCTCGTGTTCGGCCTGCCGGTCGGGAAGGAAGTCCAGGCAGTCGTGCTGCGCAACGGTGAAGAGGTCGCGCTGCGCGTCCGGACGGAGAAGCGAGAGAAGGTCGCGCCGAAGGAGCGCGAGCTCAAGCAGTGGGGTATGTGCGCGCGCGACCTGTCCCTGATGACGGTGAAGGAAATGCAACTCGACAGCCGCGACGGCGTGCTCGTGACGAGCGTTCGACCCGGGGGCCCGTGCGGCGACGCGCGCCCCGCGATCGGCGAGAGAGACGCCATCGTGCGCGTCGGCGACACGCCGATCAAGACGCTCTCGGATCTCATCGAAGTCACCAATCGCATCACCGAGGGCACCAAGCGACCCGTGCCGACGCTGGTCGCCTATGTGCGGCGCGGCGAGCACTACCTGACCGTCGTCAAGGTGGGCATTAAGGAGCTGGATGATCCGGGTCGCGAGGTGCGCAAGGCGTGGCTACCGGTGGCGTTCCAGGTCTTGACGCGTGAGCTGGCGGAGAATCTCGGCATGCCCGACCGCACCGGCGTGCGCGTGACCCAGGTCTACCCCGACAGCACTGCGGAGAAAGCCGCGCTCGAGGTCGGGGATATCATCGTCGGGCTCAACGGCGAGGACATCCCGGCGGCCGAGGCGCGTGACGTCGAGGTCCTGCCGGCCATGGTTCGCCGACTAACGCCGGGCAGCACCGCCGAGTTCACGATCATCCGCAACGGGGAGCAGCGCACTGTGCCGGTGGAACTCGCCCTTTCACCCATGGTCGCGCGCGAGATGAAGCGCTACCGTGACGAAGACTTCGAGTTCACCGCGCGCGAACTCACCTTCCTCGATCGTATCGAGCAGCGCTGGCCGCAGGACCAGCGCGGCGCCCTAGTGCAGGAGGCGCGGGAGGGAGGCTGGGCAGCCATCGCAGGCCTGTCGGCGGGCGATCTCATCACCGAGGCCGAAGGGATTCCGATAGCCGACGTGGAGGCGCTCGAGGCAACGATGAAGCAAGTTGCGCGCGACCGCCCGCAGAGCGTCGTGCTCCAGGTCAGGCGTGGGATCCATCGGCTTTACCTCGATATGCGTCCGGCCTGGCCCGAGTCGGGGAAATAG